A genomic stretch from Candidatus Aegiribacteria sp. includes:
- the dxs gene encoding 1-deoxy-D-xylulose-5-phosphate synthase, with protein sequence MSLLSRIKQPGDVSELTLEERLALVDEVRNRIIEVVHSTGGHLASSLGVVELTVALLSIYSPPVDKVIWDVGHQSYPWKMLTGRADRFHTIRQSGGLSGFPRRDESPCDAFGTGHSSTSISAALGYALARDIKGEDYKVVALIGDGAMGAGMALEGLNHLGHTGTDMLIILNDNEMSISPNVGAISHHLTRLITDPRYNRIKKDVWNVLGRIPSLGDRVRNAAHAVTSGLKKTLVTPDTLFDDFGVRYIGPVPGNDLTAITGVLQRVSEISGPVLLHVLTKKGKGFKPAERDATGYHGVSGSNGKSKTRETFTAAFSRAIVEMGRKDERIVTITAAMPDGTGLNKFAAEFPDRFFDVGIAEQHAVTLACGLAFSGLKPVVAIYSTFIQRALDQVIHDAALQKAPVVLALDRGGVVGEDGPTHHGVFDISLFLPLPNVRLAAPRNCVMLEMLLKRSVHFEEDLTAIRYARGEEPAVESECPEDVEPGKGQLLREGHDVLIIGVGVMALHAVEAARNLAGQNISAAVYDPIWLKPAPLEEIKSLAVECGRVVTVEDGIVTGGFGSRISSLLSKSPCPVLEIGIPDEFQPHATREELLQRMGLDPESLAERIGDFVGI encoded by the coding sequence ATGTCCCTGCTGAGCAGGATCAAGCAGCCCGGTGATGTTTCGGAGCTGACTCTCGAGGAAAGACTTGCCCTCGTTGACGAGGTAAGAAACAGAATAATCGAAGTCGTTCACAGTACAGGAGGGCATCTTGCTTCCAGCCTTGGTGTTGTGGAACTTACGGTCGCTCTGCTTTCAATCTATTCGCCTCCCGTTGACAAGGTCATCTGGGATGTGGGGCACCAGAGTTATCCATGGAAAATGCTTACAGGCAGGGCCGACCGCTTTCACACGATACGTCAGAGCGGTGGTTTAAGCGGTTTCCCCAGGAGAGACGAAAGTCCCTGTGACGCTTTCGGAACCGGACACAGTTCTACCTCTATATCGGCTGCCCTCGGTTACGCTCTGGCCAGAGATATTAAAGGAGAGGATTACAAAGTTGTTGCCCTCATAGGTGACGGAGCAATGGGTGCCGGCATGGCTCTTGAAGGCTTGAATCACCTCGGGCATACTGGTACCGATATGCTCATAATCCTGAACGATAATGAGATGTCCATTTCTCCCAATGTTGGAGCCATCTCCCATCACCTGACACGTCTCATCACTGACCCCAGGTACAACAGGATAAAGAAGGATGTATGGAATGTCCTGGGCAGGATACCTTCACTTGGAGACCGGGTGAGGAACGCGGCACACGCAGTAACTTCGGGTCTGAAAAAAACTCTTGTTACGCCCGATACATTGTTCGACGATTTTGGTGTTCGTTACATCGGCCCGGTTCCCGGAAACGATCTTACTGCCATCACAGGAGTTCTGCAGCGGGTCTCTGAAATTTCCGGACCTGTGCTGCTTCATGTTTTAACAAAGAAGGGCAAAGGTTTTAAACCTGCCGAGCGTGATGCCACGGGATATCATGGCGTGTCAGGTTCAAATGGCAAAAGCAAGACAAGAGAAACTTTCACCGCAGCCTTCTCCAGAGCCATCGTTGAAATGGGAAGGAAGGATGAGAGGATTGTAACCATAACCGCCGCAATGCCCGATGGAACCGGACTGAACAAATTCGCTGCCGAGTTTCCCGACAGATTCTTCGATGTGGGAATTGCTGAGCAGCATGCGGTTACACTTGCATGCGGATTAGCTTTTAGTGGTCTGAAACCTGTTGTGGCCATTTACAGTACTTTCATCCAGAGGGCTCTTGATCAGGTAATACACGATGCTGCTCTTCAGAAGGCTCCCGTTGTTCTCGCCCTTGACCGTGGAGGAGTCGTAGGGGAAGACGGCCCAACTCACCATGGTGTTTTTGATATTTCACTGTTTCTCCCCCTGCCGAATGTCAGGCTTGCGGCGCCCAGAAATTGCGTCATGCTTGAAATGTTGCTGAAAAGATCGGTTCATTTTGAAGAGGATCTCACCGCGATAAGATACGCAAGGGGTGAGGAACCGGCCGTGGAATCCGAATGCCCTGAAGACGTCGAACCCGGAAAAGGTCAGCTTCTCCGCGAGGGGCATGATGTACTCATCATAGGCGTGGGAGTCATGGCTCTTCACGCGGTTGAAGCTGCCAGGAACCTCGCCGGTCAGAATATATCCGCTGCGGTTTACGACCCGATTTGGCTCAAACCGGCACCCCTGGAGGAGATTAAGTCCCTGGCTGTCGAATGCGGCAGAGTGGTAACGGTCGAAGACGGCATCGTAACGGGCGGATTCGGTTCCCGCATAAGTTCGCTTCTGAGCAAAAGTCCGTGTCCCGTACTTGAAATAGGCATTCCCGATGAATTTCAGCCTCATGCCACCAGGGAGGAACTCCTGCAGCGCATGGGTCTCGACCCCGAATCACTTGCCGAAAGGATAGGTGATTTTGTTGGTATATGA
- a CDS encoding polyprenyl synthetase family protein — translation MRKPDIHKDLSDAASWVDNGFRSISMHKNSISRLPSLAFYSLESGGKRVRPFLVRSACTAVGGHPDTALKAACAVEMIHTYSLIHDDLPAMDDDELRRGKPALHTRYGGKQALLAGDLLLIEAFGELLDTPLGPGRIAQMVERLARAAGPGYLVGGQYMDMYHTEDAGDDWIRNMVLGKTAAMIRVSLELGALSGGADDDVLQAVAAEGDRLGFLFQLTDDILDICGSTEEMGKEVLKDSRQGKRNPVSTMGLDESIKKAENMAYEIAGRLMNIRGDWERVASLALYLPARRK, via the coding sequence ATGAGAAAGCCTGATATCCACAAAGACCTCTCAGATGCCGCGTCGTGGGTCGATAACGGTTTCAGGAGCATTTCCATGCATAAGAATTCCATCTCCCGGCTTCCTTCCCTTGCTTTTTATTCCCTTGAATCCGGTGGCAAACGTGTAAGACCTTTTCTTGTTCGATCAGCCTGCACCGCAGTGGGAGGTCATCCTGATACTGCGCTGAAAGCAGCCTGTGCTGTTGAAATGATACACACTTACTCCCTGATTCATGACGATCTTCCCGCGATGGATGATGATGAATTAAGGAGGGGAAAGCCTGCCCTTCATACCAGGTATGGGGGGAAACAGGCGCTGCTTGCCGGTGATCTTCTTCTCATAGAGGCTTTTGGAGAACTTCTTGATACACCTCTGGGACCCGGCAGGATCGCGCAGATGGTGGAGCGTCTTGCCCGTGCGGCAGGTCCCGGATACCTTGTTGGAGGCCAGTATATGGATATGTATCATACGGAAGATGCAGGAGATGACTGGATACGGAACATGGTTCTGGGCAAAACAGCGGCGATGATACGGGTTTCGCTGGAACTTGGCGCGCTTTCCGGAGGAGCTGATGATGATGTGCTTCAAGCGGTTGCTGCTGAGGGCGACAGACTGGGGTTTCTTTTCCAGCTGACCGATGATATTCTGGACATCTGCGGAAGTACCGAAGAGATGGGTAAAGAGGTTTTAAAGGATTCCCGGCAGGGCAAACGCAACCCCGTTTCAACGATGGGCCTTGATGAATCAATTAAAAAGGCTGAGAATATGGCCTACGAAATCGCCGGTAGACTGATGAACATCAGGGGAGACTGGGAGAGAGTAGCCTCCCTCGCTCTCTACCTTCCGGCAAGGAGGAAATAG
- a CDS encoding NAD(+)/NADH kinase: MILLVYEPVVVRRLCLYVDRFNPPYAGLIRNLILYCEKHGISLVSAPSSADHLNGFNLSAGNSCDMAMVLGGDGTILRGLGYFRELNVPVLGVNAGHLGFLASAEKAGLEETVSRISEGDYYIDTTPVLRAEFPSKHAITAVNDFSINRSMMGGILSFNLYVNSVKVAHMTGDGLVISTPFGSTAYSLSCGGPILDPGLSAILIVPICAHSLSLRPLVVPDDRCVSVEICELRSTGPVVSADGSPSGTLKSGEILKVTRGDGSCMSVRFHDEPGYYSRLGLKLGWGVRG, from the coding sequence GTGATTTTGTTGGTATATGAACCTGTGGTTGTGAGAAGGCTCTGTCTTTACGTTGACAGGTTCAATCCTCCGTACGCCGGGCTGATAAGGAATCTCATTCTGTATTGCGAAAAGCACGGTATATCTCTGGTATCGGCACCTTCATCCGCCGATCATCTGAACGGGTTTAACCTCTCCGCGGGCAATAGCTGCGACATGGCCATGGTACTGGGCGGTGATGGTACGATTCTCCGTGGTCTGGGCTATTTCAGGGAGCTGAATGTACCGGTGCTCGGAGTAAACGCAGGACACCTGGGGTTTCTTGCAAGTGCTGAAAAAGCTGGTCTTGAGGAAACGGTTTCCAGAATATCCGAAGGCGACTATTACATCGATACAACTCCTGTACTCAGGGCAGAGTTTCCCTCGAAGCATGCCATTACCGCTGTTAACGATTTCAGTATCAACCGCTCAATGATGGGCGGAATTCTGTCATTCAACCTTTACGTAAACAGTGTCAAGGTAGCTCATATGACCGGTGACGGGCTTGTTATTTCAACCCCGTTCGGATCAACCGCGTACAGCCTTTCGTGCGGGGGTCCGATTCTCGATCCGGGATTGTCGGCGATACTGATTGTTCCGATATGCGCCCATTCACTTTCTCTCAGGCCCCTTGTCGTGCCGGATGATCGCTGTGTTTCGGTGGAGATATGTGAACTCAGAAGTACCGGGCCTGTAGTCTCCGCTGACGGTTCACCTTCCGGCACTCTGAAATCCGGAGAAATTCTGAAAGTAACCAGGGGTGATGGATCATGCATGAGCGTAAGGTTTCACGATGAACCCGGTTATTACAGCAGATTGGGATTGAAGCTTGGCTGGGGAGTGAGAGGATAG
- a CDS encoding YmdB family metallophosphoesterase, with protein MKILLLGDVVGRPGRTALVTFLRNSDYDFVVANAENAAGGFGLTRNTASQLLDAGVNVITSGNHIWQHKEVLDYIDKVDCPVLRPANYPPGNPGSGFIVMKHQGIRIMVINLQGRLFIPMALDCPFRTVDNILRNNSAEIIIVDMHAEATSEKQVMSRHLDGRATVVAGTHTHVLTADARVLPGGTACITDLGMCGSMSGVIGMATEEARIRFITGRHTRLKVAEGNTYVNGLELVLNTELKVESLRLVNEKA; from the coding sequence CTGAGGAACAGCGATTACGATTTTGTCGTGGCCAACGCCGAGAACGCGGCGGGAGGCTTCGGGCTGACGAGGAATACCGCTTCCCAGCTCCTGGACGCAGGAGTGAATGTCATCACATCAGGCAACCATATCTGGCAGCATAAGGAAGTTCTTGATTACATTGACAAAGTTGACTGTCCCGTTCTCCGGCCAGCCAATTATCCTCCAGGTAATCCCGGTAGTGGCTTCATCGTGATGAAACATCAGGGGATAAGGATAATGGTTATTAACCTTCAGGGAAGACTGTTCATACCCATGGCACTTGATTGTCCTTTCAGGACAGTGGACAATATCCTCAGGAACAATTCCGCGGAAATAATAATTGTTGATATGCACGCCGAAGCCACCAGTGAGAAACAGGTCATGAGCAGGCATCTGGACGGAAGGGCTACAGTTGTTGCAGGTACCCATACCCATGTTCTTACTGCCGATGCAAGGGTGCTCCCGGGTGGAACTGCATGCATTACCGACCTTGGGATGTGTGGTTCGATGTCCGGGGTAATCGGAATGGCAACAGAGGAAGCAAGAATCCGGTTCATTACCGGAAGGCATACACGATTGAAGGTGGCTGAGGGAAACACTTATGTGAACGGTCTTGAATTGGTACTGAACACCGAGTTGAAAGTGGAAAGCCTGAGACTTGTCAATGAGAAAGCCTGA